The DNA segment ATAATGGTGTCACACCAAAAAAGTTACCGATAAATAAACCAATTAAAGCCCCATTTAACGCATATATACCACTACCAATATCGTAAGCTGCCTTGTTGGTGTTGGTGTTGGTGTTGGTGTTGGTGTACATATAGCAACAGAAGGCTAATGCATAACTGCAACTGGCGCCAAGCAAGGTAAGAAAAGCCAGCGCAAGTGACTCAATAGAAATGGCAAATAATAGCAAAATCGACGTCATGACAGACGGTGTGAAATAGACTTGCCCAATGCCATTGAGCAAGCTTTGAAATGGTTGAATATCCTTATTCGTTCTCATCGTCTGATTACATTATTTTGTCATGTTAAATTTTTGTAATTCAGATTGTATACAATTTTATTAAGTTAACCATCTTTGTGTATCAATTCTGATACCAGCGCTCACCATAGGCTTGTTGGTAATCTGGTGTTTCAATGATGCCTTCTTGCTCTGGAACCGTTTCTAATGGCCCTACGATCGTTCGATAAGGTAATACGCCAGCCCATACTGGGATATCCATATCGGTATTATCATCATTCACGCCATGTTTACCAATCTTCACGGAGGCTTCCGTTAAAGGTATCGCCAATAGCTCGGTTGCGGTGAGCTCTTTCTCATTACTGAGCCTGACCTCATTGGTTCTGCCCGGCGCGATTTGCTCAATAAAAATATTCAACAAGCGATCCTTTTCTTGATTGTCATCGATGATTGAAAATGACCCCAATACCACAGCAGAACGATAATGCGCACTGTGATGAAATGCCGAACGGGCCAACACCCAACCATCGAACAAAGTGAACGTTAAGCAGGTTGGGTCTCCCTTTTTCAGACCTCTCAATAAGCGACTGTTTTTGGCCCCATGAATGTAGACCATGTCATCGACTCGCCACGCAAGCATCGGGATAACCATTGGCCCTTGTTCGCCTTGCAATGCAATGTGTGCGATTAAGCTCTCATCAATAATTTGGTGCAGTTTCTCTTGTTCAAATACGGCTTTGTGAGCCCCTTTTTTAATAGTGGTTCTTTTCGTGTTAGATAACATAATCGCTCCTTAATAATTGCCTTTTGATTAATGTAGCGATTAACTGGTCTATTAAATAGAGCCACTTTTAAACACTATTTGGATCCAGTTATGCAGCCTATTGATGTCGGTGATCTACAGTTAGACGAACAACACGACACGCGCCAAACCGCCTTGTTTCACGCGATCAGAGAGAAGATCGTTCAAGATTTATGGAGCAAGGGCAGTAAGTTACCTTCAACACGTAAGTTGGCTGTCGAGTTATCGGTGAGTCGAAATACAGTGATTTATGCGTACGAACAACTGGTCACCGAAGGCTATATCGAGAGTAAGCAAGGCTCAGGGTTTTATGTTTCGGTTGAACAACCAGAACACTTTCTAAGTTTGTCTAAGCCAAACAGTATTCAGGATCCGAAGGTCAAAAAAACAGTCAGTCAACCGAGTACAAACATCGCGACACCTAACGACATTAACCGCAGCTTTGCCCCCGGAGTTCCTGACTTAGATGCGTTCCCTTTTGCGAAATGGCAGAGGTTGCTGCAACGCCACTCTACACGTCAGAACATTGCGGGCAATCAAGAGGTTCAGGGAAGCTTGGCCTTGAGGGAAGCATTGAGCGGGTATCTTGCGAGTAGTCGCTCGGTTCACTGCAGTGCCGATAGAATCATCATCACCGCAGGTGCGCAGCAAGCCATCTCAATCGGTTTGATGGCGACGTTAGCGATGGGCGACAAAATCCTTGTGGAAGAGCCCGGCTATCGACAAGTGCATAAAATTATCGATCTGTTGAGGCTAGAGCTGGATGGTGTGAGTGTGCGTGAAAAGGTTGGGTTAGATATTGAAAAAGTGCTGTCCAGTAATGCTAAGGCTCTCTATGTCACGCCGAGTAACCAATACCCAATGGGCACGACCCTCAATACTGATCAACGCCTTAAACTGATTGGTTGGGCCAATCAACATCAGTCATGGATCATTGAGGATGATTACGACAGTGAGTTTCAGTTTGCTCATCGCCCTTATACCAGCATGCAAGGGTTAGCGGGAAAGTTAGGGTTCGATGATCGCATCATCTATGTCGGATCCCTGAGTAAGGTGATGTTCAATGGCTTGCGACTAGGTTATTTGGTGGTGCCAGAAAGTCTGGTGGCGAAGTGTTTTGAGATTAAAGATGCGCTCACGGGAGACACGGCGTCCCACACACAGGAAGCTTTGGCGGATTTTGTTCGCGAAGGCGACTTACTGCGTCATATTAGAAAGATGCGTCGGTCATACAAACTCAAGCATGAAGCGATGATAGAAGCGATTAAAAGTGAGTTTCATGGCGATCTTGAAGTGATTAGCCAAGCGGCAGGGCTACATGTGACCGTGAAGTGGTATCAAGGCATATCTGAACATGAGTGGAGCCGTAGAGCAGAGCTTGAAAATATCATCATTCGTCCTTTTGACTTTTATGAATATGGATCAAGTGATGCTCGTGATTGGAATGGGGCGGTGTTGGGGTTTGGAAATATCCGTTTGGCTGAGATAAAGCCGAAGATCAAACAGATCGCTCGGCTTTTTTATCAGTAATATTGGTAGGGCTTGCTTACAGTTTGTCGATTCATCATTAATCGAGTTATAACTTGTCGACAGAAACGGCTTTACCTTTACCTAGCCACTTACGCCAAGGGAGTGACAATGTCACAAAAATAGTGACGGCATAGAGCATCGACCAGCTTAAACAGATAAACACCAAGGTACAGATGACCAGTGAGAGCATGGCGGTGTATCTAGATGCGCCAGTCAGTAATCGGCAAGCCGCTAACATTGCAAGCAGATAAACCAGAACGAAAATACCGTTGGCGAGTTTAAGAAAGAATTCGAGATCGAGATTAGACAACTCACCAATCACACAAGAGATAAGCGCGACAAAGCCAATTGCTAAGGTTGGATAAAGTGGTACACCACGGCTATTGAGTTGAGCCATTCTACCTTCAGGACTGTGTTGGCGAGCCTGAGCCCATATCATGCGAGACAAGCTTTGTGTGTAAAGGTTTAGGCTAGCAAAACAAGCAAAGAAACCCAGCACACTGATGACGGTTTTGAAGCCATTACCAAACAGTTGTTCTGTTACCCACGGGATGGATGCAGCATCAAATTCAGGTGAACCATAAGCGCCTAGCTTGATAATAACCACCGAGCAAGCCCAGTACACTATGCCCGCAACGAAACACCCTGCAATGATTGCGATGGGAAAGTCACGCTGTGGATTTTTAAATTCTTCTCCCATGTGAGCAAAGGCTTCTATCCCGACAAAGCACCAAAACATCACCGCTAAGGCTGCGCCAATCGACCACATCGAATCGGACGTCATGGTCGGAACTGCGATGTCAGCTGCTGTGATGTCGGCTTTCCAAACAAAGGCGCTAACCAAGGCAAAAAT comes from the Vibrio splendidus genome and includes:
- a CDS encoding pyridoxamine 5'-phosphate oxidase family protein; amino-acid sequence: MLSNTKRTTIKKGAHKAVFEQEKLHQIIDESLIAHIALQGEQGPMVIPMLAWRVDDMVYIHGAKNSRLLRGLKKGDPTCLTFTLFDGWVLARSAFHHSAHYRSAVVLGSFSIIDDNQEKDRLLNIFIEQIAPGRTNEVRLSNEKELTATELLAIPLTEASVKIGKHGVNDDNTDMDIPVWAGVLPYRTIVGPLETVPEQEGIIETPDYQQAYGERWYQN
- the pdxR gene encoding MocR-like pyridoxine biosynthesis transcription factor PdxR; the encoded protein is MQPIDVGDLQLDEQHDTRQTALFHAIREKIVQDLWSKGSKLPSTRKLAVELSVSRNTVIYAYEQLVTEGYIESKQGSGFYVSVEQPEHFLSLSKPNSIQDPKVKKTVSQPSTNIATPNDINRSFAPGVPDLDAFPFAKWQRLLQRHSTRQNIAGNQEVQGSLALREALSGYLASSRSVHCSADRIIITAGAQQAISIGLMATLAMGDKILVEEPGYRQVHKIIDLLRLELDGVSVREKVGLDIEKVLSSNAKALYVTPSNQYPMGTTLNTDQRLKLIGWANQHQSWIIEDDYDSEFQFAHRPYTSMQGLAGKLGFDDRIIYVGSLSKVMFNGLRLGYLVVPESLVAKCFEIKDALTGDTASHTQEALADFVREGDLLRHIRKMRRSYKLKHEAMIEAIKSEFHGDLEVISQAAGLHVTVKWYQGISEHEWSRRAELENIIIRPFDFYEYGSSDARDWNGAVLGFGNIRLAEIKPKIKQIARLFYQ
- the yjeH gene encoding L-methionine/branched-chain amino acid transporter, with amino-acid sequence MTQLKQEITLISGIGQLSTTLLGTGLFMIPAIAAGIAGQLSLLAWLILFIAICPIALTFAALGKRYPNAGGTAYFVRQAFSEQLETSVAWLFVSVIPVGIPAAIALAGGFAQQLLPAPLDTPLGAQSFTVALLIAVNLMGSKSSGRLQTVIALSIFALVSAFVWKADITAADIAVPTMTSDSMWSIGAALAVMFWCFVGIEAFAHMGEEFKNPQRDFPIAIIAGCFVAGIVYWACSVVIIKLGAYGSPEFDAASIPWVTEQLFGNGFKTVISVLGFFACFASLNLYTQSLSRMIWAQARQHSPEGRMAQLNSRGVPLYPTLAIGFVALISCVIGELSNLDLEFFLKLANGIFVLVYLLAMLAACRLLTGASRYTAMLSLVICTLVFICLSWSMLYAVTIFVTLSLPWRKWLGKGKAVSVDKL